In uncultured Draconibacterium sp., a genomic segment contains:
- the truA gene encoding tRNA pseudouridine(38-40) synthase TruA, translating into MPQRYFLQLSYKGTSYHGWQIQPNAVSVQEVMEDALSKILREKIAVVGAGRTDTGVHASYFILHFDTENGIPENLDIVYKLNSFLPSDIAVQKVWPVDDDAHARFSATSRTYHYFISTEKDPFAIETSHKYLKPLDVDKMNQAAQKLFNYNDFTSFSRLHTDVKTNNCTIMQAEWTQRGERLQFTIKADRFLRNMVRAIVGTLLEVGQGKLSIQQFCDIIEKQDRGAAGASAPAQGLFLVDIEYPDSIQSRL; encoded by the coding sequence ATGCCACAACGCTATTTTTTACAACTCAGTTACAAGGGAACCAGTTACCACGGTTGGCAAATTCAGCCCAATGCAGTTTCTGTTCAGGAGGTGATGGAGGACGCATTATCAAAAATTCTGCGTGAGAAAATAGCTGTGGTTGGAGCCGGACGAACTGATACCGGTGTACATGCTTCGTATTTTATCCTGCATTTTGACACCGAAAATGGTATTCCCGAAAACCTGGATATCGTTTATAAACTCAACAGCTTTTTACCTTCGGATATTGCCGTACAAAAAGTGTGGCCGGTAGATGATGACGCACATGCCCGGTTTAGCGCTACTTCACGTACTTATCATTATTTTATCTCCACCGAAAAAGATCCGTTTGCTATTGAAACGAGCCATAAATACCTGAAACCACTCGATGTAGATAAAATGAACCAGGCAGCACAAAAGCTTTTTAATTACAATGATTTTACCAGCTTCAGCCGTCTGCACACGGATGTAAAGACCAATAACTGCACAATTATGCAGGCCGAATGGACGCAGCGTGGCGAACGATTACAATTTACAATTAAAGCCGATCGTTTTTTGCGTAATATGGTGCGTGCCATTGTGGGAACTTTGCTGGAAGTGGGGCAGGGCAAACTCAGTATTCAACAATTCTGCGATATTATTGAAAAACAAGATCGTGGTGCAGCAGGAGCATCAGCACCGGCGCAAGGATTGTTTCTGGTCGATATTGAATACCCAGATTCTATACAGAGCCGCCTTTAA
- a CDS encoding Hsp20/alpha crystallin family protein, which yields MKLAKRNEPYFPSVFDRFFNNELMDWNHSNFSSTNTSLPAVNVKETDDDFVIEVAAPGMSKNDFNVNFKNNVLTISSEKKNEKEEKNENYTRKEFSYQSFQRSFTVADNAVVGEKISAKYDNGILHIVLPKRDEVKPQPERQIKIS from the coding sequence ATGAAACTAGCAAAAAGAAACGAACCGTATTTTCCATCAGTCTTTGACAGGTTTTTCAACAATGAACTGATGGATTGGAATCACTCGAATTTTTCGAGCACAAACACTTCGTTGCCGGCAGTTAACGTAAAAGAAACCGATGATGATTTTGTTATCGAAGTTGCAGCTCCGGGAATGAGCAAAAATGATTTTAACGTGAACTTTAAAAATAACGTGCTCACCATTTCTTCAGAAAAGAAAAACGAAAAAGAAGAAAAAAATGAGAACTACACACGTAAAGAGTTTAGTTACCAATCGTTTCAACGTTCGTTCACGGTTGCCGACAATGCTGTAGTTGGCGAAAAGATTTCGGCCAAATATGATAACGGAATCTTACATATTGTTCTGCCAAAACGCGATGAAGTAAAACCACAGCCTGAAAGACAGATTAAAATTTCTTAA